CCTAACGCCGGCCCTGACTCAGATCATtagaaatgtttaattaataattaattcataatatttttcattaataaaaataaaaatgtatgtgtttgtgtgtgtaagAAATTAGTACAACTAAAAATTATGaggtaagtaaataatatgagCGTGTTCATTATTACAGTTTAAACTGTTTagaatgcttataaattatataaaaattaaaatatcgtgaaAAGTTAACGCAGAGACACAGGCAATGTTCTGAGTATCTTAACCTGGTAGATTTTAAAGGGTTAAAACTTGATAATAGGTGAATTCACTTTAATGCTGGGCTCTAGCCTCGgcctaaaataattattacaagtaCCTAAAAACACATGGTGGGTTTTGCCAAacataaatttgctatgttgcgtGTAGCGTGTGGGTCAGAGACAGAAAACAAATGGTGTGCTGATATTCTCTAAAGTTGGTTAAAGAATCATGACaagttttttttggtaaaaattaagtATGAATCTCTATgtattgaatattgttttaaattaaataggtaggtacttaattaattaattaaattacaatcattgaaagtaaataaaataaatttttgtttcaaaattgctcattttagattctgagcggatgtacctattgattttacaatgatgtgtgttttttttttaaatttttttttttgtgtctgtcatggTTTGGGTGGTAGTAAAACTgattcgattttcttcaactgtatcttgttcgatgggaaagtggatatagttggtgcattcgggataAAATccacaatagttttcaaaagcgccaggaaaaacgatataaaaattaaggaaaaacaggaatttttacgcaaaatcggtttttgacaaaatcgattttggtttttggtgtaactttaaaacaaatgaaattttcatttttggttgtttatatttgcattttctatacacggcagagcaacatccaacttgcccaccttttttaattctgataatttatcatcaagtaataaaaactaaaacggtttcattcataatttaaaaatataataattatacatgaaatacaaataattattatgtaaaatttattgatatgatttttaaaaattcagtttaAAATACGGAAACTGGGTGTTGGGTGATAgtacgtaataaataatgactACTGCTAAACCAATATTCTACCAACATCgtaattatatcttataattataatattgccgCACAATCAGGTGTTAGACGATAACGACGTTGCCCCGTTTGGAGATAAGACCATATGGGGCATCGATTATCGACTATTGTCTTCAGACCGccaaatttttgtttatcattTCCTTTTCGTTGTCATCGTTGGCGTCTGTGAACTGTAAAGTAATATATTCTCAACCagaatttattaagttttttcgAGCAGACAGCAGCTGTCGTTTCCACACCACCGCTATTATAGTGTTTGGGTCTACCACCTATTCCTAGTTTCGACTAATTTTTCAACTCGTTCATATAGGTAAGGACTTAACACCAACTACTTACGTCGGTTTaggtaaaaattacatttgtctAATTTTTGGAGTATAAAATGAATGCATAATAAGCTGTTACCGGCTTGGACTTTCAATTTGGAATGTTTCAAGAGAAtcttaaagtttaatttaagtCGAAATACTCTCACAATTTTGAATAGGTTTAATTTCTTAAGAAAGGTGATTTAAAATCAGTGTCAAAAAACCGCTTTAAGGTCCACGCACATTATCTCTGTAATGTAAGCCTAAAATGCAGCTGGACACAATTTACTTGCACCGCggcatttatacatttttcattataaaattcaatactGCATTACTACAATCATATTATCACTAAATTACTACTACCTTCCTACCTAGTTAATTATCTCCTTGAAAATTTTAAGGCGCTAGGTATtcagttattttttaacacgTAACAATAATTGATAGGTTCTACTTTTAATTGTGTCTATATGATAGTtatgttgatttttaaatattaaatacctaaaaatacgTACCATCAATTATTTCTGGACATGGTACAGAACGCAATTTAATCAGTAACAGGTGTCTGATCAACAATAATTGAAATTCTACTTTTAATTGTGCCTTATGATAGTTACACTCGATGTCATTAAAAATACTAGGTTAATGCCTAACAACATAGAAcatttggtatatattatttttctcaaaTGTTTACTTCTTTAATGGCTCTGCTGGCATTAACACGTTGACTTCCCGCAGTCACATGGCTGTTTTTTCTACAGGGCCAGGCTCTATTTTTGATGTCATgcattaattcattttttttttttattataatcttaatcTGTTTAAGACAAGTAATATATCTTTTGATATGAACCTTTCTACTCTTCGGCATCATCAAATACATTCATTATTAGTCCAATAACACGAATAACCTTCCATTGACAAATGAATGTTTTTATGAATGCCCGTCACAATTGTTAGATATTCAGTTTAATGTATTCAATGTGACTAGGCGTCCCACATTAGGAAGGGGATCTTCCCACTCTTAATATCTCCATACCCCTTTTAAAATGTCTGCTTTTATCCTGtacaaaatttcaatattttaataacgttttacttaattttgatgtaaatatatttttttattatgtatagtccATGGTTTTAGTTATACcacagattaaataaatatttaataatattataatctgtggTTATACAATTCGGTAGTGaccattaaaattattcaatcataaattataataattatattataattaatgtttatgtataattactaagttttataaatagtagtacctattcaaaagtattttactattacaatatacattatacatatattagaaataaaatttatttatttatcatggagtaatttcttaattaataagcaatttataattttatctgataggtaggtattggtaattattaatttttttttagaaaatgtctCCTTTTTCTACAGCCAAATTATGGGTGTGCATTGgtgattttgatttaatactttggatttaattttgtatgttttactatatttatttcagATTTATTAACATCTAATCTTTAATCATTATGGAACAATATATTGTAAGCAGTAATAGTGCATTAGAACTTAAACTcggtaattataatacaaataataaatattaatgttaaactgatgttgtatacttgtatatctaatatttatttttatttttaagttcgtAAGCCTAGTGATATTAATGATCCAAAAGCAGCATTTTATCCAGACATGACTTATCAAGTATTTGgaaatatgtaagtatttaaattgtttagtataaatagaattgtttaaactaaattaattttattttagggaaaaaatatttggatacaAAGACCttgtagtaaaaatgtattatactgcTTGTAGTCTTAagctgtatattaatataaattattcttcaAAAGTGGATTCAGAGAAATTTGGTATGaatgtaagtattatatttcattaataaaccagtttatattgtttatctCAATCCTCATGTAATCACCTACgccaattacaataatatttaaaataattgttttcataattataagttaattttataaacgtcattgtatttgaaaacatgggattaatttctaattatatatttattaaatacaatacactttaataattaacttagtaaattattggaaaatttggtatttcttttaaatagtCATTGAAACtgttacattataaaattaacactTGAATAAACATTGTTgggtttttttctataaagaGTATTTttagacacaaaataaaaaaaactcataattgtacatttattgctccgttcagaatctcaAATGGATCAAACttgttttttcaatttaaagtccaacaaaaaaaataaaattttgaatgtaactaaatttgaacaaatgcctattaaaatatgcattattctAGTCATTGATGGTTGCCCATCATAACAATCCAATTAAATTTATAGCGTTATAGAGCAAAGTATGagtttaaaatactatataaacaatattttttgagaagatattatattaactaaataaatacaacatcAAGTCGTAGTAGAATATCGGTGTTAGTTActtctatttaaaattttctagttaaatttatctattaatttatgtaataaattatgttaattttatagcCGGATAATATAATGGAGAAACTTAAAGATTATATTACTCCTAATTTCCATTCAAACATTGACGTATTTGAAAAGTGTTTGGAAGATGAGCCGTCATTTAAACCTTATGGAAATCAACtagatcaatttattttaagtgagatgaatttaaattcaaatttaggttaacattcatattaatattttaactatggtTGTAGACCATAATGAAGAAAACAAGAAATTCGAAGTCTATGTAATTGAAGATGAGAACACCGagtttaaagaatattttaaccAACTACAGACATTtgttttatggtatatagattCATCAAATATCATCGATTTTGATGATTctaaatggaaaatatttatcatgtaagatataattatgtattatgtacttatattttttttattggaatcTAAATGATTAAAAGCGCATTCACAGCTATGTCGTGTGTatctaaatttaacattattatctaggcaacttCATGGggactttttattatattttaactttaaagcgagttatgagtattttaagctgtacaaacaatttacaattttaaaataatcgtaactcgatttaaaattaaaatataataaaaagcccatgaggtagcctagataataataataataataataataataataatcttacctttagattttataaggtGTCAATTCTctctaatatttaaactaacagagcttcacgtgttctgctgagcttaaaatttgctatgttatgcacttgtaagacggagaataacacatgcgggtatcacgtcctcttaagtgAGAGCGTTTTAAATGTGTTCTTCTgtattaaagttaataaaatattatgtaaaaattattacaataataataaaaaaaagtttgatttCAGgtatgaaatttttaaaaatgaaaatggtgATTTGTGTTACACACCAGTGGGATATTCAACAATCTATGAATACTATGCTTACCCAGATAAAATCCGCCCAAGAATTAGTCAAATGTTAATTTTACCACCATTTCAAAGGAAAGGGTTGTGTGCTAAGCTCCTGAACTCTGTTTACAAACACTATGCCACTAAATCCGATGTTATTGATATTAcaggtattaatttatattaatttaagtaattgtatatataattattaaaatatatgtgtttaaGTATCTATTAATTTGCTTTTTCTTATCAGTTGAAAGTCCAAATGATGAATTTCAACTTGTTCGAGATTTTGTAGATGTTACTAATTTTCATAATCTGAAAACATTTGAtgaagaaaaattgaaaaaactgCATTATCAAGAAATggttaaagaatttaaaaatctttacaAAGTCAACCAGGTAATCCgtataatagatttataaaattttatctgttatacatatcatatgtatttaaaattttaagctCCAATCGGCttagttataataacaattatttacatttaggATAAAGTGGAGTAGTTATAAATCAGGATAAttgttaaatgataatatgtaaatatttaatttcccctgggtaaagttttaaaattaggggaaaatatttttccttagttattacatttttaattgggtGTTGTTTATGTTTAgggtttgtatttatattgagaTAAGGTCAAATATGCAAATGAggcttattaaaaatgtatggaaatatttattatttatgcatgACGTATAGTTCACACTTGTGACTATCAAAAAAATGATCAggaattgtatatttaatactatattcaTATTCCCCTAGatacaattgtaaatattaattaagaaaataaaaatatactgtacggATTTCTTCTtgcaattattcattttttaaa
This genomic window from Metopolophium dirhodum isolate CAU chromosome 1, ASM1992520v1, whole genome shotgun sequence contains:
- the LOC132935845 gene encoding histone acetyltransferase type B catalytic subunit — protein: MEQYIVSSNSALELKLVRKPSDINDPKAAFYPDMTYQVFGNMEKIFGYKDLVVKMYYTACSLKLYININYSSKVDSEKFGMNPDNIMEKLKDYITPNFHSNIDVFEKCLEDEPSFKPYGNQLDQFILNHNEENKKFEVYVIEDENTEFKEYFNQLQTFVLWYIDSSNIIDFDDSKWKIFIMYEIFKNENGDLCYTPVGYSTIYEYYAYPDKIRPRISQMLILPPFQRKGLCAKLLNSVYKHYATKSDVIDITVESPNDEFQLVRDFVDVTNFHNLKTFDEEKLKKLHYQEMVKEFKNLYKVNQKQVRRVIEIILLKITNRQNKDEYEKYKKFVKTRLNWPFQKKPTKLMLAMPAEEAEKIQKGDSLVKLEDLDIEYNELEPSYDKVIKRVEVSLSV